Proteins found in one Legionella pneumophila subsp. pascullei genomic segment:
- the ankQ gene encoding Dot/Icm T4SS effector AnkQ/LegA10, whose protein sequence is MIMVATTPHIETITFTDWFLAIIDTPDIPIDEIETRIAEGFKRKLTERQFQQLTELIHLISFIKHKKISNPTLALRIYADENTSSLSRTELVEAVRMLPPEDNKTYELVAYLAQKNKLERYTNITKVPPLQIYQGDGVFEQYDEWILLFELFGLTQATPSDFIPAIAHLLIIKNFGIPEIRALSKFMSTTHKLGILSQNFMEKITPHLCNGQIIEKYESFLLKLQINDLLTEEVLETIYPLLKQLDTLEAFFSLYHEELLHSSALSFLRETLPSFCEMSLPSKVSYDDQVPTNTPLHLAVIEANKANLERTLTFANRNLLITCSYDNTALLLACKLADKESARLILAKMQELGCDVNQRDHHGMTALHWANFYHFDELIRELEIAGADPKLKAANGKTCEYFYHHQFTMNDLKLNGKEIIDGAFKLSDCALTDIAFHMDKIALNLKLTTPSEIAELYARDEMAQIRSSNRFYLFFKLFRPKLIAWLDKQNELEQQTIHHVSAHS, encoded by the coding sequence ATGATTATGGTTGCAACAACTCCCCATATTGAAACAATTACTTTTACCGACTGGTTCCTGGCTATTATTGACACTCCAGACATTCCCATCGATGAAATCGAAACCAGAATAGCTGAAGGCTTTAAGAGAAAATTGACAGAACGGCAATTTCAACAATTAACCGAATTAATCCATTTAATTAGTTTCATTAAGCACAAGAAGATCTCCAATCCTACCCTGGCTCTCCGTATATATGCTGATGAAAATACAAGCTCTCTATCAAGAACCGAATTGGTTGAAGCAGTCAGGATGCTTCCACCAGAAGATAATAAAACCTATGAGTTGGTAGCCTATTTGGCTCAAAAAAACAAACTGGAACGATATACTAACATAACGAAAGTGCCTCCTCTGCAAATTTACCAGGGGGATGGCGTATTTGAGCAATACGATGAATGGATTCTTCTTTTTGAACTGTTTGGGTTAACCCAGGCAACGCCCAGCGATTTCATTCCTGCCATTGCTCATTTATTAATCATCAAGAATTTTGGTATCCCTGAGATTAGGGCACTTTCAAAATTTATGAGTACTACGCATAAACTAGGCATATTAAGCCAAAATTTTATGGAAAAAATCACTCCTCATTTATGTAATGGGCAAATTATAGAAAAATACGAGTCATTCTTGCTTAAATTACAAATTAACGACTTGTTAACTGAGGAAGTTCTGGAAACAATTTATCCACTGCTCAAACAACTAGATACTCTTGAGGCCTTTTTTTCTCTCTATCATGAAGAACTATTACACAGCAGCGCTCTGTCTTTCCTGAGAGAAACTTTGCCATCCTTCTGCGAAATGAGCCTCCCCAGTAAAGTAAGTTATGACGATCAGGTACCAACAAACACGCCTTTACATCTGGCCGTTATTGAAGCTAACAAAGCGAATCTGGAACGAACGTTAACCTTTGCCAATCGCAATTTACTAATAACATGCTCTTATGACAATACAGCGCTTTTATTAGCTTGCAAACTTGCTGATAAAGAGTCAGCCCGATTGATTTTGGCGAAAATGCAAGAATTAGGCTGTGATGTCAATCAAAGAGATCATCATGGTATGACCGCCTTGCATTGGGCTAATTTTTATCATTTTGATGAGCTAATCAGAGAACTGGAGATTGCGGGGGCTGATCCCAAATTAAAAGCAGCCAATGGAAAAACCTGTGAGTATTTCTATCATCATCAATTCACTATGAACGATTTAAAATTAAACGGCAAAGAAATCATTGATGGTGCATTCAAATTAAGTGATTGTGCGCTAACCGATATTGCTTTCCATATGGATAAAATAGCCTTGAATTTAAAATTAACAACACCATCAGAAATTGCAGAACTGTACGCAAGGGATGAGATGGCACAAATTCGTTCAAGCAACCGGTTCTATTTGTTTTTTAAATTATTCCGGCCAAAATTAATTGCCTGGTTAGACAAACAAAATGAGCTGGAACAGCAAACTATTCATCATGTATCGGCTCACAGTTAA
- the lapB gene encoding aminopeptidase LapB, with amino-acid sequence MIFKSRLAGVILLCFSSVTGWCLSQPHEEDRIIVSNCLYKQLKDKARLIAQSDHFSFIAISIDNNIANTLQKMRPICGHYLNTEPYIKNTGNSILDSQKLLDKLSRNRPISPTNSYPINHEAQVHGLFEQIDPAKIWQTNQHLTSYINRSAKSRTGVDAARWFKQQFDTLAKDYGRKDVDSYFVKTGNKYIQPSVVTVIGKDKPGEAIVVGAHIDTLDGNMPGADDDSSGISVELEMARVLFSSDLELNRPVYFIAYAAEERGLIGSGYVVQDFLQKKIPVKAVMQLDQAGYRANAKDQTIWLLKDYVDKGLTEFTAQLLTRYVKIPVGYTKCGYACSDHVNWTYEGFKTTYPSATTLDDDNPYVHTSDDTLDILNLEHMVNFTKLGLAFVAELGLN; translated from the coding sequence ATGATATTTAAATCAAGGTTAGCTGGCGTTATTTTATTGTGCTTTTCAAGTGTTACCGGGTGGTGTTTGTCTCAGCCTCATGAGGAGGATAGAATCATTGTTTCAAACTGCCTGTATAAGCAACTAAAAGACAAAGCCAGGTTAATTGCCCAATCGGATCACTTTAGTTTTATTGCCATTTCCATTGATAACAATATTGCCAATACTCTACAAAAAATGAGACCAATATGCGGACATTACCTTAATACCGAGCCCTACATCAAAAACACCGGCAATAGTATTCTTGATTCGCAAAAATTGTTAGATAAATTGAGTCGCAACCGCCCCATCTCACCCACAAACTCATACCCTATTAATCATGAAGCACAAGTCCATGGTTTGTTCGAACAAATTGATCCAGCCAAAATATGGCAGACCAATCAACATTTAACCAGTTATATCAACCGATCTGCCAAATCCAGGACAGGAGTAGACGCTGCGCGATGGTTTAAACAGCAATTTGATACCTTAGCCAAAGATTATGGAAGAAAGGATGTCGATAGCTACTTTGTCAAAACGGGTAATAAATATATACAACCCTCAGTCGTCACGGTGATTGGAAAAGATAAACCAGGTGAAGCAATTGTTGTAGGAGCACATATTGACACACTGGATGGCAATATGCCTGGTGCAGATGATGACTCAAGCGGAATATCCGTTGAACTTGAAATGGCAAGAGTTCTCTTTTCATCGGATTTGGAACTCAATAGACCCGTTTATTTTATCGCTTATGCTGCTGAGGAAAGAGGACTTATTGGCTCTGGGTATGTAGTACAAGATTTTTTACAGAAAAAAATTCCAGTAAAAGCAGTAATGCAGTTAGACCAGGCAGGATATAGAGCCAACGCCAAAGACCAAACGATTTGGCTGTTAAAGGATTATGTAGACAAGGGTTTAACTGAATTTACAGCACAATTATTAACTCGCTATGTAAAAATTCCTGTTGGTTACACTAAGTGTGGTTATGCCTGCAGTGATCACGTGAATTGGACCTATGAAGGTTTTAAAACCACCTACCCATCTGCTACTACTTTAGACGATGATAATCCTTATGTTCATACCTCGGATGATACTTTGGATATTCTAAATCTGGAACATATGGTTAATTTCACTAAATTAGGCCTGGCCTTTGTAGCAGAGCTTGGTTTAAATTAG
- the coq7 gene encoding 2-polyprenyl-3-methyl-6-methoxy-1,4-benzoquinone monooxygenase: protein MRTSSFLDRLIGEVDSALRTLVLPKKRITARQSPAENLVDTELSNEERKHISGLMRVNHTGEVCAQALYQGQALTARLTHIKEQMANAAAEEVDHLAWCEERLYELGSKPSLLNPIWYCGSVLLGALAGLAGDKISLGFVAETERQVTAHLQRHLHYLPEKDKKSKAILERMQEDEEHHANTAMEAGAVELPYVIKQLMNAVSKLMTQSSYYI from the coding sequence ATGCGAACATCAAGCTTCCTAGATAGGTTAATAGGTGAAGTCGATAGTGCGCTTCGAACTCTTGTTTTGCCAAAAAAACGTATTACAGCGCGCCAATCCCCTGCTGAAAATCTTGTAGACACCGAGCTTTCCAATGAGGAAAGGAAACATATTTCAGGATTAATGAGAGTAAATCATACCGGAGAAGTCTGCGCTCAAGCGCTTTATCAAGGACAAGCTCTAACAGCACGGCTGACTCACATCAAAGAGCAAATGGCTAATGCTGCGGCCGAAGAAGTCGATCATTTGGCCTGGTGTGAAGAACGATTGTATGAATTAGGCAGCAAACCCAGTCTTTTAAATCCCATCTGGTATTGCGGTTCTGTTCTATTAGGTGCCTTGGCTGGATTGGCTGGCGATAAAATCAGTTTGGGATTTGTTGCCGAAACAGAGCGCCAGGTAACAGCTCATTTACAAAGACATCTTCATTATCTCCCGGAAAAGGATAAAAAATCAAAAGCCATATTAGAAAGAATGCAAGAAGACGAAGAACATCATGCGAATACAGCCATGGAAGCTGGTGCAGTTGAACTTCCCTATGTTATTAAACAATTGATGAATGCTGTATCAAAATTAATGACTCAGAGTAGTTATTATATTTAA
- a CDS encoding transporter suffix domain-containing protein, whose protein sequence is MKFRFRFYLGMVLLILAIVCPLLIPLIVQSNFSVLIKGFLSSILVFGLPEILIVLAIALLGKEVYGLIEQKIKNILFKEKVSRTRYRLGLVFFAFPLVIGLLEVFVKEITLAYGSYYYYWVEIIWTTMFALSFFICGKQFWDKFKSLFIYDSYVVFEKTKK, encoded by the coding sequence TTGAAATTTAGGTTCCGTTTTTATCTGGGTATGGTTCTTTTAATTTTGGCGATAGTATGTCCTTTGCTGATCCCATTAATTGTGCAATCCAATTTCTCAGTGCTGATAAAGGGATTTCTATCTTCAATATTAGTGTTTGGTCTTCCAGAAATTTTGATAGTCTTAGCTATCGCCTTACTTGGAAAAGAGGTGTATGGCCTTATCGAGCAAAAAATTAAAAATATCCTTTTTAAGGAAAAAGTCTCAAGGACTCGTTATCGTTTAGGTTTGGTTTTCTTTGCCTTTCCACTTGTTATAGGGTTGCTGGAGGTGTTTGTAAAAGAAATTACCTTGGCTTATGGAAGTTATTATTATTATTGGGTAGAAATTATTTGGACTACGATGTTTGCTTTAAGCTTTTTTATTTGTGGGAAACAATTTTGGGATAAATTTAAATCTTTATTTATTTATGATTCTTATGTCGTTTTTGAAAAAACTAAAAAATGA
- a CDS encoding bifunctional diguanylate cyclase/phosphodiesterase, which yields MRKVKGSRPLNHLASGDNFNHLNLLERSLISQLIELSYDENTLHTLSLHGLKLLGKHPLLKDTITAIWHHDGSHINILASNGLTFDAQHELEKFLTAMPDWHFLKINNTKLKKHSKEKSKQRIDICLDKYQGNLFCLSFWFESINFNFEILMPFFKDILGVLNLSLAKLMSKKREKLLTTILEKAGDSVEITDEEAVIQYVNPAFENITLYNAHEAMNKTVASLLRSPVEDVHLFEQINQTLKSGNTWKGQIRSRKKDGSYWIAQTIIVPVMDDELGRITQHIAIKQDITEQVHRFNQLKISEERYRNLMNAVSDGIFIHNLEGAFLEVNEAACLSLNYSREELINSYVWDIEVGFSQESLNQLWVDVQKGPMNIEGMHRRKDGTIFPVDVRLAVFNATGEKLVLAIVRDITLQKRSEATIRKLTRALEQSPVLVIITDKTGTIEYVNAKVIEQTGYRKEELIGGNTRILRSGQTPHEMYKTMWEQLANGEEWHGELLNKNKSGEHFWVSAIISPIRNENEEITHYLAVMEDVTQKKSYEEMLKHQATFDNLTNLPNRLYAFNKLGRAISKSHINNQKLAVLFLDLDEFKQINDSLGHAVGDLLLKALSERFLSVIRQTDTIARLGGDEFMMILENIMQDTDAESIAKKCREVCSQPFVIESQELLVSTSIGIAIYPYHGKDAKTLMRNADTAMYQSKMRGKNNWTVFQNTMVEEANNHIRIKTELYQALTRNELYICYQPIIDLKENKVVAAEALLRWQNTTLGQVNPDQIIPLAEETGMIIPLGYWILDKVCTQAKEWQFITSSKIKVAVNISTLQLKQKDFINKVQLILKRTNLSADSLIFEITESAFIDDSKFILSQLNKLSDMGIHFSLDDFGVGYSFLQYIKSYPFKSLKIDRVFIQGVNSNHNELSLINSIITMARNLKLSVIAEGIETAEQLELMRSMNCDMVQGWYFSKPLSGDKFLSCFI from the coding sequence ATGAGGAAGGTTAAAGGGTCGCGTCCATTAAATCATCTCGCTTCAGGAGATAATTTCAATCATCTTAACCTACTAGAACGAAGCTTAATAAGCCAATTGATTGAACTGAGTTACGATGAAAATACATTACATACTTTAAGTTTGCACGGGTTAAAATTACTTGGTAAGCATCCCTTACTAAAAGATACAATTACTGCGATTTGGCATCATGATGGCAGTCATATCAATATTCTTGCTTCTAATGGATTAACATTTGATGCGCAACACGAATTAGAGAAATTTTTAACTGCAATGCCGGATTGGCATTTTTTAAAAATAAATAATACAAAGCTCAAGAAGCATTCTAAAGAAAAATCAAAGCAGCGTATCGATATTTGCCTAGATAAATATCAAGGTAATTTATTTTGTCTTAGTTTCTGGTTTGAGTCTATTAATTTTAATTTTGAGATACTAATGCCTTTTTTTAAGGATATTCTGGGTGTATTAAACCTGTCTTTAGCCAAATTGATGAGTAAAAAAAGGGAAAAGCTACTGACCACTATTTTGGAAAAAGCAGGTGATTCTGTCGAAATAACCGATGAAGAGGCTGTCATTCAATATGTTAATCCTGCTTTTGAGAACATCACTTTGTATAATGCTCACGAGGCGATGAACAAAACGGTGGCATCCTTATTGCGTTCACCTGTCGAAGACGTTCATTTATTTGAACAAATAAACCAAACACTTAAATCAGGGAATACATGGAAGGGGCAAATACGCTCAAGAAAAAAAGATGGCAGCTATTGGATCGCGCAAACTATCATTGTTCCTGTGATGGATGATGAATTAGGGAGAATTACCCAGCATATAGCAATTAAACAAGACATTACTGAACAAGTACATCGATTCAATCAACTAAAAATTAGCGAGGAACGATATCGAAATCTAATGAACGCTGTATCGGATGGTATTTTTATTCATAATTTGGAGGGAGCATTTCTGGAAGTGAATGAAGCGGCTTGCTTGTCTTTGAATTATAGCAGGGAGGAGCTAATTAATTCCTATGTTTGGGATATTGAAGTGGGATTTTCTCAGGAAAGTTTAAATCAGTTGTGGGTGGATGTTCAAAAGGGACCCATGAACATAGAAGGTATGCACCGCAGAAAAGATGGCACAATTTTTCCTGTTGACGTTCGTTTAGCGGTTTTTAATGCGACTGGAGAGAAATTGGTTTTGGCTATAGTAAGAGATATTACACTTCAAAAACGTTCCGAAGCGACTATAAGAAAGTTAACACGAGCTTTAGAGCAAAGCCCGGTTCTAGTCATAATAACTGACAAAACGGGAACTATTGAGTATGTCAATGCTAAAGTGATAGAGCAAACAGGTTATCGTAAGGAAGAATTGATTGGAGGAAATACAAGAATTTTACGATCAGGCCAAACTCCCCACGAAATGTATAAAACCATGTGGGAACAATTAGCCAATGGGGAAGAATGGCATGGCGAGTTACTGAATAAAAACAAATCAGGAGAGCATTTTTGGGTATCAGCAATTATTTCTCCAATTCGTAATGAGAATGAAGAAATAACTCATTATCTGGCTGTTATGGAGGATGTGACTCAGAAGAAAAGCTACGAGGAAATGTTAAAACACCAAGCAACGTTTGATAATTTAACCAATCTTCCTAATCGTCTCTATGCTTTTAATAAACTGGGACGAGCCATTTCAAAGTCACACATCAATAATCAAAAATTGGCGGTGCTGTTTTTAGATTTGGATGAGTTTAAACAGATTAATGATTCCCTAGGGCATGCCGTTGGCGATTTATTATTGAAAGCGTTATCGGAACGTTTTCTATCTGTGATACGGCAAACCGATACTATTGCACGCTTGGGTGGTGATGAATTCATGATGATTTTAGAAAACATCATGCAAGATACCGATGCAGAAAGTATAGCAAAAAAATGTCGAGAAGTTTGCTCTCAACCTTTTGTAATTGAATCACAAGAACTACTGGTGTCTACAAGTATAGGAATTGCAATATATCCTTATCATGGCAAGGATGCCAAAACTTTAATGCGTAATGCAGATACAGCCATGTATCAGAGCAAGATGCGGGGTAAAAATAATTGGACAGTATTTCAAAATACTATGGTTGAGGAGGCAAATAACCATATTCGTATTAAGACGGAGTTATATCAGGCGTTAACACGTAATGAGTTATATATTTGTTACCAACCAATCATTGATCTTAAAGAAAATAAAGTAGTCGCTGCGGAGGCCTTGTTACGTTGGCAAAATACAACCTTGGGTCAAGTCAATCCTGACCAGATTATCCCCTTGGCCGAAGAGACAGGGATGATTATTCCACTGGGCTATTGGATTTTGGATAAGGTGTGTACGCAAGCGAAAGAGTGGCAATTTATTACCAGTAGCAAGATAAAAGTAGCGGTGAATATCTCTACCTTACAATTAAAACAAAAGGATTTTATTAATAAGGTGCAACTAATTTTGAAAAGGACGAACTTATCTGCAGATTCTCTAATTTTTGAGATTACGGAGTCTGCATTTATTGATGATTCAAAATTCATTTTATCTCAATTAAATAAGTTAAGTGACATGGGTATTCATTTTTCTTTGGATGATTTTGGGGTGGGCTATTCTTTCCTGCAGTATATTAAATCCTACCCATTCAAAAGTTTAAAAATTGATCGGGTTTTTATCCAGGGTGTAAATTCAAATCATAATGAGTTAAGTTTGATTAATAGTATTATAACCATGGCACGTAATCTGAAACTGTCAGTTATTGCTGAAGGAATAGAAACGGCAGAACAATTGGAATTAATGCGTTCAATGAACTGTGATATGGTACAAGGATGGTATTTTTCAAAACCTTTAAGTGGAGATAAATTTTTGTCCTGTTTTATTTAA
- a CDS encoding metal-dependent hydrolase, which yields MDPITHGALGAACAQAAFGKYDKKIPWQAGALAGMAPDLDVFIRFSQEPLSLEQWHRYLTHSLMFIPIGGLVVALFLLCFSQYRKYWKVTIGASLVGYATHCLLDSLTSYGTVLFWPWSDNRISWDIISIIDPVFTLPLFLGTAWSVIYQNQKAVTASLIFCFFFLIFNTILHNRALDGIHQYATTNNLKLNHTRALPKLASSTDWRIIAKQQHCLIIAEAKTSLFYPATIKLIRQALSFNESMIPFTLSSGQKRDLATFQWFTDGFLIVANKKPLILADARYTIDDNPIFSLWGIEILPGQEHIYKLSLPKINEYCKSPDSESDKENRPN from the coding sequence ATGGACCCAATAACTCACGGTGCTTTAGGTGCTGCTTGTGCACAAGCAGCTTTTGGAAAATATGACAAGAAAATCCCTTGGCAAGCAGGTGCTTTAGCAGGGATGGCTCCGGATTTGGATGTTTTTATTCGTTTTAGCCAAGAACCATTGAGCCTTGAGCAATGGCACCGTTATCTTACGCATTCCTTAATGTTTATCCCAATTGGAGGCCTGGTAGTCGCGCTGTTTTTATTGTGTTTTTCACAATATAGAAAATATTGGAAAGTAACTATTGGAGCCTCTCTTGTTGGTTATGCGACTCATTGTTTATTAGACTCATTAACCTCTTACGGTACCGTTTTATTTTGGCCCTGGAGCGATAATCGCATCAGTTGGGATATTATTTCTATTATTGATCCTGTTTTTACCTTGCCTCTATTCTTAGGAACAGCCTGGTCAGTCATCTATCAAAATCAAAAAGCAGTAACAGCAAGCTTGATTTTCTGCTTTTTTTTTCTGATTTTTAATACGATATTACATAACCGAGCTTTAGATGGCATTCATCAATACGCCACGACTAATAATCTCAAATTAAACCATACACGTGCTTTACCTAAATTAGCCAGCTCTACTGATTGGCGCATTATCGCCAAACAGCAGCATTGTTTAATTATCGCAGAAGCAAAAACCTCTCTTTTCTATCCGGCCACAATCAAGCTGATTCGACAGGCTTTAAGCTTTAATGAATCAATGATTCCGTTCACCTTGTCATCCGGACAAAAAAGAGATTTGGCGACATTTCAATGGTTTACCGATGGATTTCTAATTGTTGCCAATAAAAAACCATTAATCCTCGCAGACGCGAGATATACGATAGATGATAACCCCATATTCTCACTCTGGGGAATAGAGATATTGCCAGGGCAAGAACATATTTATAAATTAAGTTTGCCTAAAATCAATGAATATTGTAAATCGCCAGATAGCGAAAGCGATAAGGAGAACAGACCAAACTAG
- a CDS encoding DUF2490 domain-containing protein gives MSYQYSISLKKKFLFAFSILFIAQMFAFAPVRASTRDSQLWTLMNAIGPINKQHRKIRYWLEIQERIGENISQLSQMLLRPGLGYELWPTTTIWLGYDRIYTAQPFSNPPVNENRIWQQLLWSKEYTRFRLTARSRLEERFIERTIHTAWRYRQLFKTSIFIPKHPKYAAVFSDEVFFHLNDFNLQRNQGFDQNRLFVGLGYRTSKNSTIEIGYLNQMIKRVNNPDYRGNYLSMALLLSE, from the coding sequence ATGAGTTACCAATATTCCATTAGTTTAAAGAAAAAATTTCTATTCGCTTTTTCTATTTTATTTATTGCACAAATGTTCGCTTTTGCTCCTGTCAGAGCATCAACAAGGGATTCTCAGTTATGGACTCTTATGAACGCGATAGGCCCCATCAATAAACAGCATCGCAAAATAAGGTATTGGCTTGAAATACAAGAGAGGATTGGTGAAAATATTTCGCAACTGTCTCAAATGTTATTACGCCCTGGCCTGGGATACGAGCTCTGGCCGACAACAACCATCTGGCTCGGATATGATAGAATTTACACAGCACAGCCCTTTTCTAACCCACCTGTAAACGAAAATCGAATTTGGCAACAGTTATTGTGGAGCAAAGAGTATACTCGCTTCAGACTTACGGCCCGTTCACGCTTGGAAGAGCGCTTCATCGAAAGAACTATTCATACCGCTTGGCGATATAGACAATTATTTAAAACCAGCATCTTTATTCCCAAACATCCTAAATACGCAGCGGTGTTTTCTGATGAAGTTTTTTTTCATCTGAATGATTTCAATCTTCAACGTAATCAAGGTTTTGATCAAAACCGTTTATTTGTTGGTTTAGGTTATAGAACCAGTAAAAACAGCACGATAGAAATTGGGTATCTCAATCAAATGATTAAGCGCGTTAATAACCCTGACTATCGTGGAAATTATTTATCTATGGCTCTATTATTAAGCGAATAA
- a CDS encoding transporter substrate-binding domain-containing protein → MVRLRLYLCSLLLVIPFYKGYALTLTIGTLSYNPPFEIQVNDSSSKNEFYGFEIELMNEICKRINAKCQYKPLLFEQILAEVNSGTINLGIGSINITPERSERFLFSLPYKSSYHQFLVPSNSNIKKIDDLKGKTIGIHLGSPTADYLTVYFNNNIQFKYYETFMDLLNGLTDPEVSAIVTNSDQAQYWASNTPDCKLLGDSFPFGIGFGVVARLGQAELIEKINQALIAIENDGTYLKIYNLFFQP, encoded by the coding sequence ATGGTTCGCCTCAGACTTTATTTATGTTCTTTGCTCTTGGTTATTCCCTTTTATAAAGGGTATGCACTGACTTTGACCATAGGTACCTTGTCTTATAATCCTCCTTTTGAAATTCAGGTCAACGATTCTTCATCGAAAAATGAGTTTTATGGTTTTGAAATTGAACTCATGAATGAGATTTGCAAGCGCATCAATGCGAAATGCCAATACAAGCCGTTATTATTTGAACAAATTTTAGCTGAAGTTAATTCCGGTACAATCAATTTAGGCATTGGAAGCATTAATATTACGCCTGAAAGAAGCGAGCGATTTTTATTCAGCCTTCCCTACAAATCCAGCTATCACCAGTTTCTTGTACCATCTAATTCGAATATAAAAAAAATTGACGATCTTAAAGGAAAGACTATAGGAATTCATTTAGGTTCACCTACTGCCGATTATTTAACGGTCTATTTCAACAATAATATTCAATTTAAATATTACGAAACATTCATGGATTTGCTTAATGGACTGACTGATCCGGAAGTTAGCGCGATAGTGACAAATAGCGATCAGGCACAATACTGGGCATCCAATACACCTGACTGTAAGTTATTGGGCGACAGTTTTCCTTTTGGAATAGGATTTGGAGTTGTCGCCAGATTAGGTCAAGCAGAACTTATTGAAAAAATTAATCAGGCATTAATTGCTATCGAAAATGATGGAACCTACCTTAAAATATATAATCTTTTCTTTCAGCCTTAA